A DNA window from Vigna angularis cultivar LongXiaoDou No.4 chromosome 1, ASM1680809v1, whole genome shotgun sequence contains the following coding sequences:
- the LOC108321520 gene encoding protein transport protein SEC16B homolog isoform X3: MASNPPPEDQTDEDFFDKLVEDDNEHVNSGHGDEGYHNSDDVKTFANLGIDGDAGECRNERKQEEWDESGVQLDGGNAQEGVFLASSGSFGGDNAMDHGDHGTGLESASVSDVSKSNGINNSEVKEVNKTNGQDLGSTQYWEDLYPGWKYDQNTGQWYMVDGHNDNQGSSMVNTTANWTTASDTVSEVSYMQQTAQSMVGTLAGTNTTESVSCWNQASQGNNGYPEHMVFDPQYPGWYYDMIAQEWRSLETYHSFIQSVGHGQESRRASTEKNLSNDVSLYREYGQDGNYGSLDAGTQTTDDKWSGSYGIHHLQGQDTHTTERATRNEDTATSGGNRPFGHSFGSNISVNKDQQNNPASFETVSYSKVNHDHGLADGTLERQNSAPSGNIPQHFNYSNTQFNEPNNFSNEYAKSQKPFSYSQAQPSFQDTHQSCAPDVRRSSAGRPPHALVTFGFGGKVVVMKDSSFSSSSYRSQTSVQGSVSVLNLMEVINGSIDSSSVGSGAGDYFRALTQQSFPGPLVSGSFGNKELYKWIDERIAHSGSTDMDYKKCERLRLLLSLLKIACQHYGKLRSPFGTDTIRKENDTPEAAVAKLFASAKTFGKEFTQYGVLRSHCLQNLPSEAQMRATASEVQNLLVSGKKKEALQYAQEGQLWGPALVLASQLGDQFYVDTVKQMALRQLVSGSPLRTLCLLIAGQPAEVFSPGSSAGGDPNSLNIPQQPTQVGSFDMLGDWEENLAVITANRTKDDELVIIHLGDCLWRETSQIIAAHICYLVAEANFESYSDRARLCLIGADHWKFPRTYASPEAIQRTELYEYSKVLGNSQFILLPFQPYKLIYAYMLAEVGKVSDSLKYCQAVMKCLKTGRAPEVETWKQFVLSLEDRIRTHQQGGYAANLAPAKLVGKLLNFFDSTAHRVVGGGLPPPAPSSSSSQGYVHGNGQHHQPVANRVSNSQSTMAMSSLVPSASMEPISDWTADDNKTPKPNRSVSEPDFGRSPRQGTSPEGQGKTSVSGAASRFSRFGFGSQLLQKTVELVLRPRPGRQAKLGEKNKFYYDEKLKRWVEEGVQSQSEETALPPPPKTAAFQNGSTDYSLKHALKKEGTPSMEGYDFKTKSHEHNPGIPPMPPSSTQFSGRGRVGVRSRYVDTFNPGSGSSAKLFQSSSVKPDLAANAKFFVPAHTPSSNEQAMEAITESNHEHSLTNENPSTLYQSPGVLQRPRFPSMDTIGFQEIMTNGSNSEVPHSRRTASWGGEAISDRFSSTELGENSSLGEALGMPPTMFQEVQL; the protein is encoded by the exons ATGGCTTCGAATCCTCCACCGGAGGATCAGACGGACGAGGATTTTTTCGATAAACTTGTGGAGGATGACAATGAACATGTTAATTCTGGCCATGGTGATGAAGGTTATCATAATTCTGATGACGTGAAAACGTTTGCGAATTTAGGGATCGATGGTGATGCTGGAGAATGTCGGAATGAGAGGAAACAGGAAGAATGGGACGAAAGCGGTGTGCAATTGGATGGTGGGAATGCCCAAGAAGGAGTTTTTTTGGCGTCCTCTGGTTCATTTGGAGGTGATAATGCGATGGATCATGGTGATCATGGGACGGGTTTGGAGAGTGCGTCAGTTTCCGATGTGAGTAAGAGCAATGGGATCAACAATTCCGAGGTTAAGGAG GTAAATAAAACAAATGGGCAAGATCTGGGTAGCACTCAGTACTGGGAGGATCTTTATCCTGGCTGGAAGTATGATCAGAACACTGGGCAATGGTATATGGTAGATGGCCATAATGATAATCAGGGAAGCTCTATGGTCAATACAACTGCAAATTGGACAACTGCTTCTGATACTGTATCGGAGGTTTCTTATATGCAACAAACTGCGCAATCTATGGTTGGAACTTTAGCTGGGACTAACACAACTGAAAGTGTATCATGCTGGAACCAAGCTTCGCAGGGGAATAATGGGTATCCTGAACATATGGTTTTTGATCCTCAGTATCCCGGTTGGTATTATGACATGATTGCTCAAGAATGGCGCTCGTTAGAAACTTACCATTCATTTATTCAATCTGTTGGTCATGGACAGGAAAGTAGGCGTGCTTCTACTGAAAAAAATTTGTCCAATGATGTCAGTTTATATAGAGAGTATGGTCAAGATGGTAATTATGGGTCACTTGATGCTGGTACTCAGACTACAGATGACAAGTGGAGTGGTTCATATGGTATTCACCATCTCCAGGGTCAAGACACACACACAACTGAGAGGGCTACTAGAAATGAGGATACTGCAACTTCTGGTGGAAACAGACCATTTGGGCATTCTTTTGGCTCAAATATTTCTGTTAATAAAGATCAACAAAATAACCCTGCCTCATTTGAAACAGTCTCGTACAGTAAAGTGAACCATGATCATGGTTTGGCTGATGGAACTCTTGAGAGACAAAACTCTGCTCCCAGTGGGAACATTcctcaacattttaattattcaaatacacAGTTTAATGAACCAAATAATTTCTCAAATGAATATGCTAAAAGTCAGAAGCCCTTCAGTTACTCCCAGGCACAGCCATCGTTCCAGGATACGCATCAGTCTTGTGCACCTGATGTTAGAAGATCATCAGCTGGACGTCCTCCTCATGCCTTAGTAACCTTTGGATTTGGTGGAAAAGTCGTTGTAATGAAAGATTCTAGTTTTTCGAGTTCATCATATAGAAGCCAG ACTTCTGTCCAAGGATCTGTTTCTGTGTTAAACTTGATGGAAGTTATCAATGGAAGTATTGATTCTTCGAGCGTTGGCAGTGGCGCTGGTGATTATTTCCGTGCTCTCACTCAGCAATCTTTCCCTGGTCCATTGGTTAGTggaagttttggaaataaagaGTTGTACAAATGGATAGATGAGAGGATTGCACATTCTGGATCGACTGACATGGATTATAAGAAATGTGAAAGGTTGAGACTTCTTCTCTCCTTGCTTAAAATAGCCTGTCAACATTATGGAAAACTACGTTCTCCTTTTGGTACAGACACCATACGAAAA GAAAATGATACTCCTGAAGCAGCAGTTGCAAAGCTTTTTGCATCTGCCAAGACGTTTGGCAAGGAGTTCACTCAATACGGTGTGCTAAGAAGTCACTGTCTGCAAAATTTGCCTTCTGAAGCTCAAATGCGG GCAACGGCTTCTGAGGTACAAAACCTTCTTGTCTCTGGAAAAAAGAAGGAGGCTTTGCAGTACGCACAAGAAGGTCAATTGTGGGGACCTGCGCTTGTTCTTGCTTCACAACTTGGCGATCAG TTCTATGTTGACACAGTGAAGCAAATGGCACTTCGTCAGCTAGTTTCAGGATCACCTTTGCGCACATTATGCCTTCTAATCGCTGGACAGCCAGCTGAAGTATTCTCTCCTGGTAGCTCAGCTGGTGGGGATCCTAACTCTTTGAATATCCCTCAGCAGCCTACACAG GTTGGATCTTTTGACATGCTTGGTGATTGGGAGGAGAATTTGGCTGTAATAACTGCAAACAGAACCAAAGATGACGAACTTGTAATTATTCATCTTGGTGATTGCTTGTGGAGAGAAACAAGTCAG ATCATTGCTGCACACATATGCTATTTAGTTGCTGAAGCGAACTTCGAATCATACTCAGATAGGGCAAGGCTCTGTCTAATTGGAGCAGATCACTGGAAATTTCCTCGAACTTATGCTAGTCCAGAGGCTATCCAG AGAActgaattatatgaatattcAAAGGTGCTTGGAAACTCTCAGTTTATTTTGCTTCCATTTCAGCCATATAAGCTTATTTATGCATACATGCTAGCTGAAGTGGGAAAGGTTTCAGACTCGCTGAA GTACTGCCAAGCAGTAATGAAATGCTTAAAAACTGGTCGTGCACCAGAAGTAGAAACATGGAAGCAGTTCGTATTATCTCTTGAAGACAGGATTAGAACCCACCAACAG GGTGGGTATGCCGCAAATTTGGCACCTGCAAAATTAGTGGGAAAATTGCTCAACTTTTTTGATAGTACTGCACATCGAGTTGTTGGTGGTGGTTTACCACCACCTGCtccatcatcgtcatcatctcAAGGATATGTTCACGGAAATGGACAACATCACCAGCCTGTTGCAAACAGAGTATCGAATAGCCAATCAACAATGGCAATGTCATCCTTAGTTCCATCCGCTTCAATGGAACCCATCAGTGATTGGACAGCTGACGATAATAAAACACCAAAACCTAATAGAAGTGTTTCAGAGCCAGACTTTGGTAGAAGCCCTCGCCAG GGAACTTCACCTGAAGGTCAAGGAAAAACATCAGTATCAGGGGCTGCATCTCGCTTTTCTCGTTTTGGTTTTGGCTCACAACTATTACAAAAGACAGTGGAACTAGTTTTGAGACCTCGCCCCGGTCGACAG GCTAAATTGGGTGAAAAGAACAAGTTTTATTATGATGAAAAACTGAAAAGATGGGTAGAGGAAGGCGTTCAATCTCAATCTGAAGAAACTGCATTACCACCGCCTCCAAAGACTGCTGCTTTCCAGAATGGTTCAACTGACTACAGCTTAAAACATGCACTGAAGAAAGAAGGAACGCCTTCTATGGAGGGATAtgatttcaaaacaaaaagtcATGAACATAATCCAGGGATTCCACCAATGCCACCAAGCTCAACACAATTCTCTGGCCGAGGTCGCGTTGGTGTTCGATCAAG GTACGTTGACACGTTCAACCCTGGTAGTGGAAGCTCTGCAAAATTGTTTCAGTCATCATCTGTCAAACCTGATCTGGCTGCCAATGCAAAGTTTTTTGTTCCTGCTCACACACCATCATCAAATGAGCAGGCAATGGAAGCTATAACAGAAAGTAATCACGAACATAGTTTAACTAATGAAAATCCTTCAACGTTGTACCAATCGCCTGGAGTTTTACAACGGCCAAGGTTTCCAAGCATGGATACTATTGGTTTCCAGGAAATAATGACGAATGGCAGCAACTCTGAAGTTCCTCATTCACGGCGAACAGCTTCATGGGGTGGTGAGGCTATTAGTGATCGATTTAGTTCCACAGAATTGGGAGAAAATAGTTCTCTTGGTGAAGCTTTGGGAATGCCACCAACAATGTTTCAAGAGGTTCAACTTTGA
- the LOC108321520 gene encoding protein transport protein SEC16B homolog isoform X1, translated as MASNPPPEDQTDEDFFDKLVEDDNEHVNSGHGDEGYHNSDDVKTFANLGIDGDAGECRNERKQEEWDESGVQLDGGNAQEGVFLASSGSFGGDNAMDHGDHGTGLESASVSDVSKSNGINNSEVKEVGWNSFNVDANRDNGFGSYSDFFGELVEESGKTCNDFNNEVKSGNEIQNDGSNSLGNYEPYQEGKGYDTSQVNKTNGQDLGSTQYWEDLYPGWKYDQNTGQWYMVDGHNDNQGSSMVNTTANWTTASDTVSEVSYMQQTAQSMVGTLAGTNTTESVSCWNQASQGNNGYPEHMVFDPQYPGWYYDMIAQEWRSLETYHSFIQSVGHGQESRRASTEKNLSNDVSLYREYGQDGNYGSLDAGTQTTDDKWSGSYGIHHLQGQDTHTTERATRNEDTATSGGNRPFGHSFGSNISVNKDQQNNPASFETVSYSKVNHDHGLADGTLERQNSAPSGNIPQHFNYSNTQFNEPNNFSNEYAKSQKPFSYSQAQPSFQDTHQSCAPDVRRSSAGRPPHALVTFGFGGKVVVMKDSSFSSSSYRSQTSVQGSVSVLNLMEVINGSIDSSSVGSGAGDYFRALTQQSFPGPLVSGSFGNKELYKWIDERIAHSGSTDMDYKKCERLRLLLSLLKIACQHYGKLRSPFGTDTIRKENDTPEAAVAKLFASAKTFGKEFTQYGVLRSHCLQNLPSEAQMRATASEVQNLLVSGKKKEALQYAQEGQLWGPALVLASQLGDQFYVDTVKQMALRQLVSGSPLRTLCLLIAGQPAEVFSPGSSAGGDPNSLNIPQQPTQVGSFDMLGDWEENLAVITANRTKDDELVIIHLGDCLWRETSQIIAAHICYLVAEANFESYSDRARLCLIGADHWKFPRTYASPEAIQRTELYEYSKVLGNSQFILLPFQPYKLIYAYMLAEVGKVSDSLKYCQAVMKCLKTGRAPEVETWKQFVLSLEDRIRTHQQGGYAANLAPAKLVGKLLNFFDSTAHRVVGGGLPPPAPSSSSSQGYVHGNGQHHQPVANRVSNSQSTMAMSSLVPSASMEPISDWTADDNKTPKPNRSVSEPDFGRSPRQGTSPEGQGKTSVSGAASRFSRFGFGSQLLQKTVELVLRPRPGRQAKLGEKNKFYYDEKLKRWVEEGVQSQSEETALPPPPKTAAFQNGSTDYSLKHALKKEGTPSMEGYDFKTKSHEHNPGIPPMPPSSTQFSGRGRVGVRSRYVDTFNPGSGSSAKLFQSSSVKPDLAANAKFFVPAHTPSSNEQAMEAITESNHEHSLTNENPSTLYQSPGVLQRPRFPSMDTIGFQEIMTNGSNSEVPHSRRTASWGGEAISDRFSSTELGENSSLGEALGMPPTMFQEVQL; from the exons ATGGCTTCGAATCCTCCACCGGAGGATCAGACGGACGAGGATTTTTTCGATAAACTTGTGGAGGATGACAATGAACATGTTAATTCTGGCCATGGTGATGAAGGTTATCATAATTCTGATGACGTGAAAACGTTTGCGAATTTAGGGATCGATGGTGATGCTGGAGAATGTCGGAATGAGAGGAAACAGGAAGAATGGGACGAAAGCGGTGTGCAATTGGATGGTGGGAATGCCCAAGAAGGAGTTTTTTTGGCGTCCTCTGGTTCATTTGGAGGTGATAATGCGATGGATCATGGTGATCATGGGACGGGTTTGGAGAGTGCGTCAGTTTCCGATGTGAGTAAGAGCAATGGGATCAACAATTCCGAGGTTAAGGAGGTGGGTTGGAATTCTTTTAATGTTGATGCAAATCGAGATAATGGATTTGGATCGTATTCTGACTTCTTTGGTGAATTGGTAGAAGAATCTGGAAAAACATGTAATGATTTCAATAATGAGGTGAAATCCGGTAATGAAATTCAAAATGATGGGTCAAATTCTTTAGGTAATTATGAGCCATATCAAGAGGGTAAAGGTTACGATACATCTCAGGTAAATAAAACAAATGGGCAAGATCTGGGTAGCACTCAGTACTGGGAGGATCTTTATCCTGGCTGGAAGTATGATCAGAACACTGGGCAATGGTATATGGTAGATGGCCATAATGATAATCAGGGAAGCTCTATGGTCAATACAACTGCAAATTGGACAACTGCTTCTGATACTGTATCGGAGGTTTCTTATATGCAACAAACTGCGCAATCTATGGTTGGAACTTTAGCTGGGACTAACACAACTGAAAGTGTATCATGCTGGAACCAAGCTTCGCAGGGGAATAATGGGTATCCTGAACATATGGTTTTTGATCCTCAGTATCCCGGTTGGTATTATGACATGATTGCTCAAGAATGGCGCTCGTTAGAAACTTACCATTCATTTATTCAATCTGTTGGTCATGGACAGGAAAGTAGGCGTGCTTCTACTGAAAAAAATTTGTCCAATGATGTCAGTTTATATAGAGAGTATGGTCAAGATGGTAATTATGGGTCACTTGATGCTGGTACTCAGACTACAGATGACAAGTGGAGTGGTTCATATGGTATTCACCATCTCCAGGGTCAAGACACACACACAACTGAGAGGGCTACTAGAAATGAGGATACTGCAACTTCTGGTGGAAACAGACCATTTGGGCATTCTTTTGGCTCAAATATTTCTGTTAATAAAGATCAACAAAATAACCCTGCCTCATTTGAAACAGTCTCGTACAGTAAAGTGAACCATGATCATGGTTTGGCTGATGGAACTCTTGAGAGACAAAACTCTGCTCCCAGTGGGAACATTcctcaacattttaattattcaaatacacAGTTTAATGAACCAAATAATTTCTCAAATGAATATGCTAAAAGTCAGAAGCCCTTCAGTTACTCCCAGGCACAGCCATCGTTCCAGGATACGCATCAGTCTTGTGCACCTGATGTTAGAAGATCATCAGCTGGACGTCCTCCTCATGCCTTAGTAACCTTTGGATTTGGTGGAAAAGTCGTTGTAATGAAAGATTCTAGTTTTTCGAGTTCATCATATAGAAGCCAG ACTTCTGTCCAAGGATCTGTTTCTGTGTTAAACTTGATGGAAGTTATCAATGGAAGTATTGATTCTTCGAGCGTTGGCAGTGGCGCTGGTGATTATTTCCGTGCTCTCACTCAGCAATCTTTCCCTGGTCCATTGGTTAGTggaagttttggaaataaagaGTTGTACAAATGGATAGATGAGAGGATTGCACATTCTGGATCGACTGACATGGATTATAAGAAATGTGAAAGGTTGAGACTTCTTCTCTCCTTGCTTAAAATAGCCTGTCAACATTATGGAAAACTACGTTCTCCTTTTGGTACAGACACCATACGAAAA GAAAATGATACTCCTGAAGCAGCAGTTGCAAAGCTTTTTGCATCTGCCAAGACGTTTGGCAAGGAGTTCACTCAATACGGTGTGCTAAGAAGTCACTGTCTGCAAAATTTGCCTTCTGAAGCTCAAATGCGG GCAACGGCTTCTGAGGTACAAAACCTTCTTGTCTCTGGAAAAAAGAAGGAGGCTTTGCAGTACGCACAAGAAGGTCAATTGTGGGGACCTGCGCTTGTTCTTGCTTCACAACTTGGCGATCAG TTCTATGTTGACACAGTGAAGCAAATGGCACTTCGTCAGCTAGTTTCAGGATCACCTTTGCGCACATTATGCCTTCTAATCGCTGGACAGCCAGCTGAAGTATTCTCTCCTGGTAGCTCAGCTGGTGGGGATCCTAACTCTTTGAATATCCCTCAGCAGCCTACACAG GTTGGATCTTTTGACATGCTTGGTGATTGGGAGGAGAATTTGGCTGTAATAACTGCAAACAGAACCAAAGATGACGAACTTGTAATTATTCATCTTGGTGATTGCTTGTGGAGAGAAACAAGTCAG ATCATTGCTGCACACATATGCTATTTAGTTGCTGAAGCGAACTTCGAATCATACTCAGATAGGGCAAGGCTCTGTCTAATTGGAGCAGATCACTGGAAATTTCCTCGAACTTATGCTAGTCCAGAGGCTATCCAG AGAActgaattatatgaatattcAAAGGTGCTTGGAAACTCTCAGTTTATTTTGCTTCCATTTCAGCCATATAAGCTTATTTATGCATACATGCTAGCTGAAGTGGGAAAGGTTTCAGACTCGCTGAA GTACTGCCAAGCAGTAATGAAATGCTTAAAAACTGGTCGTGCACCAGAAGTAGAAACATGGAAGCAGTTCGTATTATCTCTTGAAGACAGGATTAGAACCCACCAACAG GGTGGGTATGCCGCAAATTTGGCACCTGCAAAATTAGTGGGAAAATTGCTCAACTTTTTTGATAGTACTGCACATCGAGTTGTTGGTGGTGGTTTACCACCACCTGCtccatcatcgtcatcatctcAAGGATATGTTCACGGAAATGGACAACATCACCAGCCTGTTGCAAACAGAGTATCGAATAGCCAATCAACAATGGCAATGTCATCCTTAGTTCCATCCGCTTCAATGGAACCCATCAGTGATTGGACAGCTGACGATAATAAAACACCAAAACCTAATAGAAGTGTTTCAGAGCCAGACTTTGGTAGAAGCCCTCGCCAG GGAACTTCACCTGAAGGTCAAGGAAAAACATCAGTATCAGGGGCTGCATCTCGCTTTTCTCGTTTTGGTTTTGGCTCACAACTATTACAAAAGACAGTGGAACTAGTTTTGAGACCTCGCCCCGGTCGACAG GCTAAATTGGGTGAAAAGAACAAGTTTTATTATGATGAAAAACTGAAAAGATGGGTAGAGGAAGGCGTTCAATCTCAATCTGAAGAAACTGCATTACCACCGCCTCCAAAGACTGCTGCTTTCCAGAATGGTTCAACTGACTACAGCTTAAAACATGCACTGAAGAAAGAAGGAACGCCTTCTATGGAGGGATAtgatttcaaaacaaaaagtcATGAACATAATCCAGGGATTCCACCAATGCCACCAAGCTCAACACAATTCTCTGGCCGAGGTCGCGTTGGTGTTCGATCAAG GTACGTTGACACGTTCAACCCTGGTAGTGGAAGCTCTGCAAAATTGTTTCAGTCATCATCTGTCAAACCTGATCTGGCTGCCAATGCAAAGTTTTTTGTTCCTGCTCACACACCATCATCAAATGAGCAGGCAATGGAAGCTATAACAGAAAGTAATCACGAACATAGTTTAACTAATGAAAATCCTTCAACGTTGTACCAATCGCCTGGAGTTTTACAACGGCCAAGGTTTCCAAGCATGGATACTATTGGTTTCCAGGAAATAATGACGAATGGCAGCAACTCTGAAGTTCCTCATTCACGGCGAACAGCTTCATGGGGTGGTGAGGCTATTAGTGATCGATTTAGTTCCACAGAATTGGGAGAAAATAGTTCTCTTGGTGAAGCTTTGGGAATGCCACCAACAATGTTTCAAGAGGTTCAACTTTGA